One window of the Negativicutes bacterium genome contains the following:
- a CDS encoding glutamate mutase L, with the protein MEKKRYLIVDLGSTTTKALLFETDGAKVRLLGGADAPTTVEAPYNDVKLGLFQAVNRLEASLNLPLSDEKVFLQANPGALDGLLATSSAGGGLQMLVIGLVKGMTAESAERAALGAGAVILDVMAQDDGLEMYSRIARIRELRPDMVLMAGGIEGGALLEVAVLADSLFKAAPKSRLGAEKIPLIFAGNSELRPYFENHETNMEVRFVENLRPALDQENLAPTRKAIQDIFLNHVMTQAPGYAGVQQRVSAPILPTPTAVGKSLQLLAQKRGCNVMAMDIGGATTDVFSVVNGEFYRTVSANLGMSYSAMHVLAEAGIENILRWLPETLAEADVRDWLHNKMLRPTTLPYSKEALLVEQALAREALRLSLGQHFSLAVALRGNKPEGDWKQASAEAFGTHQLFTIRDIDLLIGSGGVISHAPQAIQSAMMMIDGFQPVGYTELALDHSFMLPHAGVFSQVNEAAALNILETICLQPLGCCIAPTGYGFNQEKMGRITIKQKSGTLQQELRYGQLHVFPLPAGEEAEVEISGHLKLNYGRGFWKPFHQTVKGGLVGIIVDLRGRDLRWEKSIAKKRQQSKIWQEQTDVSGRGI; encoded by the coding sequence ATGGAGAAGAAGAGATATTTGATCGTCGATCTCGGCAGTACAACGACCAAAGCGTTATTGTTTGAAACGGATGGCGCCAAAGTCAGGCTTTTAGGTGGCGCCGATGCTCCTACCACGGTGGAAGCACCCTACAATGATGTAAAATTGGGGCTGTTCCAAGCCGTAAACCGGCTGGAAGCCAGCCTGAATCTGCCGCTCAGTGATGAAAAGGTTTTTTTACAGGCGAATCCCGGCGCATTGGACGGTTTATTGGCAACCAGCAGCGCCGGCGGTGGCTTGCAGATGCTGGTTATCGGCTTGGTCAAAGGCATGACGGCAGAATCGGCGGAACGCGCGGCGCTGGGTGCCGGAGCGGTGATTTTGGATGTGATGGCGCAGGACGATGGTTTGGAAATGTATAGTCGGATTGCCAGAATTCGCGAGTTGCGTCCGGATATGGTACTGATGGCCGGCGGAATTGAAGGCGGCGCCTTATTGGAAGTAGCGGTTTTGGCGGACAGTCTCTTTAAGGCAGCGCCGAAAAGTCGTTTGGGAGCGGAGAAAATCCCGCTGATTTTTGCCGGTAATTCGGAATTACGGCCTTATTTTGAAAATCACGAGACGAATATGGAAGTTCGCTTTGTGGAAAATCTGCGCCCGGCTTTGGATCAAGAAAATTTGGCGCCTACCCGCAAAGCTATTCAGGACATCTTCCTCAATCATGTCATGACACAGGCGCCCGGCTATGCGGGTGTGCAGCAGCGGGTGTCCGCGCCAATTTTACCCACACCGACCGCAGTGGGAAAATCGCTGCAATTGCTGGCGCAAAAGCGCGGCTGCAATGTGATGGCGATGGATATCGGCGGCGCGACCACCGATGTTTTTTCTGTGGTGAACGGCGAATTTTACCGTACGGTCAGTGCGAATTTGGGCATGAGCTACAGTGCGATGCATGTTTTGGCAGAAGCGGGAATTGAAAATATCCTGCGCTGGCTGCCGGAAACGTTGGCGGAAGCCGATGTGCGCGATTGGCTGCATAACAAGATGCTGCGGCCTACCACCCTGCCCTATAGTAAAGAAGCTTTGTTGGTGGAACAGGCGCTGGCACGGGAGGCGCTGCGCCTTTCTCTGGGACAGCATTTTAGTTTAGCGGTTGCTTTGCGGGGCAATAAACCGGAAGGCGATTGGAAACAAGCCTCGGCAGAAGCATTCGGCACCCATCAATTATTTACCATCCGCGATATTGATCTGCTGATTGGCAGCGGCGGAGTGATTTCTCATGCGCCGCAGGCAATACAATCCGCCATGATGATGATCGATGGTTTCCAGCCGGTTGGCTACACCGAATTGGCGCTGGATCACTCGTTTATGCTGCCGCATGCCGGAGTGTTCAGCCAAGTGAATGAAGCGGCAGCGCTGAATATCCTGGAAACCATCTGTCTGCAGCCACTGGGTTGCTGTATTGCACCGACCGGCTATGGTTTCAATCAGGAGAAAATGGGCAGGATTACGATCAAACAAAAATCCGGAACGCTGCAGCAGGAACTGCGCTACGGTCAGCTGCATGTATTTCCGTTGCCTGCAGGAGAAGAAGCCGAGGTTGAGATTTCGGGTCATCTCAAATTGAATTATGGCAGGGGATTCTGGAAACCTTTCCATCAGACAGTCAAAGGCGGCTTGGTAGGGATTATTGTTGATTTACGCGGACGGGATTTGCGTTGGGAGAAATCGATTGCGAAAAAACGTCAGCAAAGTAAAATCTGGCAGGAGCAAACTGACGTCAGCGGGAGGGGAATTTAA